In bacterium, the following proteins share a genomic window:
- a CDS encoding adenylate/guanylate cyclase domain-containing protein — protein MSAPRTQLLVSLAIGIAAAAMVVYVCSDSMRTSLLGRLCWRLELVTYDFRAANSAPDAPNPDIVLVTIDELSLSQLGVWPWSREYHARTIRNLTRAGAALIGLDVIVSTVSGEASAETAAANQPLGWEPPLSAADLALERALAASGRTVLAANITQESLPGQQMDASLTQAQFPHWRFEDAALGTGLIGMLQDDDGVIRRSRISRTYQDEQLFTMPVVLAALKRGVEPSQVAGQVARGAGLRSGALDPSFLVSFRTPDRGFTRIPYYRVLRGQFSRQDVRGKIVLIGATAQTLQDSHNTPLAMRIRTSPTSGPTSSRLSGVEIIADALDTILRGSYTRRASGGLTLILACLIGALVTLVEMRVRPVWAALAAWLPSQVGSLVFVLVMWQFYRLWVPLIPLALTGSLSYVGVLVYLELTSERQRRKLHQSWSQRVSPEVLQVILSNPAMTQVAGKKLQATVLFTDLQGFTTFCHASPPEVVVENLNRCLALITGCIRRHGGTVHKFIGDGVMAVFGDPVQQPDHAMRAIRSACDMQQEMERLRANLDADAWVPNLRVGIHTGELVAGDIGSGEMFEYTVIGDTVSTASRLEGLNKEYGTGIMISDATLQAAGEGVPCRRLGLAEIRGRPEPMEVFGVDPWKPIIVQNTTTS, from the coding sequence ATGAGTGCGCCACGCACCCAACTCCTCGTCAGCCTGGCGATCGGCATAGCCGCGGCAGCCATGGTGGTGTACGTATGCTCCGACAGCATGCGCACCAGCCTCCTCGGTCGTCTGTGCTGGCGCCTGGAGTTGGTGACGTACGACTTCCGTGCTGCCAACAGCGCTCCCGACGCCCCCAACCCCGACATCGTTCTGGTCACCATAGATGAGCTGTCGCTGTCGCAGCTGGGCGTCTGGCCCTGGTCGCGGGAGTACCACGCCCGGACCATCCGCAACCTGACCCGGGCCGGAGCCGCCCTGATCGGTCTGGACGTGATCGTGAGCACGGTCAGTGGCGAAGCGTCTGCCGAAACGGCCGCGGCCAACCAACCCCTGGGCTGGGAGCCGCCGCTGAGTGCGGCGGACCTCGCCCTGGAGCGGGCCCTGGCCGCCAGCGGGCGGACGGTCCTGGCCGCCAACATCACCCAGGAGAGCCTCCCGGGCCAGCAGATGGACGCCAGCCTCACCCAGGCGCAGTTCCCCCACTGGCGCTTCGAGGATGCGGCCCTGGGCACCGGCCTGATCGGCATGCTGCAAGACGATGACGGGGTGATCCGCCGGTCCCGCATCAGCCGCACCTATCAGGACGAGCAGCTCTTCACCATGCCTGTGGTCCTGGCGGCGCTCAAGCGGGGCGTGGAGCCGTCCCAGGTCGCCGGGCAGGTCGCCCGGGGCGCCGGCCTTCGCTCGGGCGCCCTCGATCCCAGCTTCCTCGTCTCCTTCCGCACGCCGGACCGAGGGTTCACCCGCATCCCCTACTACCGCGTGCTGCGCGGCCAGTTCTCCAGGCAGGACGTCCGGGGGAAGATCGTGCTCATCGGGGCCACCGCACAGACGCTGCAAGACTCCCACAACACCCCCCTGGCCATGCGTATCCGCACCTCGCCGACCTCCGGGCCCACCAGCAGCAGGCTTTCCGGAGTGGAGATCATCGCCGACGCCCTGGATACCATCCTCCGGGGCTCATACACACGCCGCGCGTCCGGCGGACTGACGCTGATCCTGGCCTGCCTCATCGGGGCCCTGGTGACGCTGGTCGAGATGCGGGTGCGACCCGTATGGGCTGCCCTCGCGGCCTGGCTGCCCTCACAGGTCGGCTCCCTGGTGTTCGTCCTGGTGATGTGGCAGTTCTACCGGCTCTGGGTCCCGTTGATCCCCCTGGCGCTCACCGGCTCGCTCAGCTACGTGGGCGTGCTCGTCTACCTGGAGCTGACCAGTGAGCGGCAGCGCCGCAAGCTCCATCAGTCCTGGTCCCAACGCGTCTCGCCAGAGGTGCTGCAGGTCATTCTCAGTAACCCCGCGATGACCCAGGTAGCGGGCAAGAAACTGCAGGCCACGGTACTCTTCACCGACCTGCAGGGCTTCACCACCTTCTGTCACGCGTCACCGCCTGAAGTCGTCGTCGAGAACCTGAACCGCTGCCTGGCCCTCATCACGGGCTGCATCCGCCGGCACGGCGGCACGGTGCACAAGTTCATCGGTGATGGTGTCATGGCTGTCTTTGGCGACCCGGTACAGCAGCCTGACCACGCCATGCGGGCCATCCGCTCCGCTTGCGACATGCAGCAAGAGATGGAACGCCTGCGCGCCAACCTCGACGCGGACGCCTGGGTCCCCAACCTGCGCGTAGGCATCCACACGGGCGAGCTGGTTGCCGGGGACATCGGGTCAGGTGAGATGTTCGAGTACACGGTCATCGGGGATACCGTGAGCACCGCCTCACGCTTGGAAGGCCTCAACAAGGAGTACGGGACGGGCATCATGATCAGCGACGCCACCCTCCAGGCCGCCGGCGAGGGCGTCCCGTGCCGACGGCTGGGCCTGGCCGAGATCCGCGGCCGCCCCGAGCCCATGGAAGTGTTTGGAGTGGACCCCTGGAAGCCGATAATAGTACAAAACACTACCACTTCGTGA
- a CDS encoding FecR family protein, giving the protein MSIPRKSLATPIAVLVLGVLLSAGSVGVGWAEATARFTAVVGGVTYQAGAQGGWQGARAGTPLASGSRIRTDRRGKCEIKFPGGSLVRMPSRADLVLTSVTQNRVRLLSGQVLTNAVKGSGVRIEGATAAASVQGTWVLFNGEDMSVWDGTATLETPAGKQQVGDQQHAAVTDTQVALVGADDQAYGDVTVALTASQLTVTFHTTAPWALERTAVAVSTSPPEQFDLAAPKYDHPHVAATTDEHVIPLADLQVAESEALYLVAYALLANEEPSVDKVAAWGEGEAIASGGMYFVYAPAATGSEYPWEFPTGAAKPWWYGMQPGVSTVATPGTSIGMEMRDDRFSSYDALRRTMFGAPPHGRLEVGVESLGAAPAAASAGPGAMPLIWALSAAAAEEPTGVRRLGKHFFGPRSQLDLYGLLVSGGGLAGGRARMAGVYGPVYMELGGELSTAFDGEWDADVSEAFAVWRHDSLDLIAGRQHYLEGPVNNGPLGSQFAYLSLDGIRARYQGRGFALDGVWIDKYERGLVEPGDGAGWLGRLSAPVLGGQVAVNVLKEHGADTGLSLDFSLPAAPGYLDVYGEFGQDPWDQHFETWGLYSPWLFDRSGVDLFVEYARRDGYPHSISAMAYKDLAEDWYGLAGFRQVEGEDCELSIGVAWRFGALAK; this is encoded by the coding sequence ATGAGCATCCCCCGGAAGTCACTGGCTACACCCATCGCAGTTCTGGTCCTGGGGGTGTTGCTGTCCGCCGGGTCGGTCGGTGTCGGGTGGGCTGAAGCGACCGCGCGGTTCACCGCGGTCGTCGGTGGGGTCACCTACCAGGCCGGCGCTCAGGGGGGCTGGCAGGGCGCCAGGGCGGGCACGCCACTCGCCAGCGGCTCCCGTATCCGGACCGACCGCCGCGGCAAGTGCGAGATCAAGTTCCCGGGGGGCAGTCTCGTGCGGATGCCCTCGCGCGCCGACCTCGTGCTGACCTCGGTGACCCAGAACCGCGTTCGGCTCCTGAGCGGGCAGGTCCTGACCAACGCCGTCAAGGGCTCGGGCGTGCGGATCGAGGGCGCGACGGCTGCCGCGAGCGTTCAGGGCACCTGGGTGCTGTTCAACGGCGAGGACATGTCGGTCTGGGACGGCACTGCCACGCTGGAGACGCCCGCTGGCAAGCAGCAGGTGGGCGACCAGCAACATGCGGCTGTCACGGACACGCAGGTGGCGCTCGTGGGCGCGGACGATCAGGCCTACGGCGACGTCACCGTCGCCCTGACGGCCAGCCAGCTCACAGTCACCTTCCACACCACCGCGCCCTGGGCCCTGGAACGGACGGCCGTGGCGGTGAGCACCTCGCCACCCGAGCAGTTCGACCTCGCCGCCCCGAAGTACGATCACCCCCATGTCGCTGCCACGACCGACGAGCACGTGATACCTCTGGCCGACCTCCAGGTCGCGGAGTCTGAGGCCCTGTACCTGGTCGCGTACGCGCTGCTGGCGAACGAGGAGCCGAGCGTGGACAAGGTCGCGGCCTGGGGTGAGGGCGAGGCGATCGCGTCGGGCGGGATGTACTTCGTCTACGCGCCGGCCGCCACCGGCTCGGAGTACCCCTGGGAGTTCCCGACCGGGGCCGCCAAGCCATGGTGGTACGGCATGCAGCCGGGCGTGAGCACCGTCGCCACGCCGGGCACCAGCATCGGGATGGAGATGCGCGACGACCGCTTCTCCTCCTACGATGCCCTCCGCCGCACCATGTTCGGGGCCCCTCCCCATGGCCGGCTCGAGGTCGGCGTGGAGAGCCTCGGCGCGGCCCCGGCGGCCGCCTCCGCCGGTCCGGGCGCCATGCCCCTGATCTGGGCCCTCAGCGCCGCCGCGGCTGAAGAGCCCACGGGGGTCCGTCGCTTGGGCAAGCACTTCTTCGGCCCCCGCAGCCAACTCGACCTCTACGGGCTCCTCGTCTCCGGTGGAGGCTTGGCCGGAGGCCGGGCGCGCATGGCCGGAGTGTACGGCCCGGTCTACATGGAGCTGGGCGGGGAGTTGAGCACCGCCTTCGACGGTGAGTGGGACGCCGACGTGAGCGAAGCCTTCGCTGTCTGGCGCCACGACAGTCTGGACCTGATCGCGGGCCGGCAGCACTACCTCGAAGGCCCGGTCAACAACGGGCCTCTCGGCTCACAGTTCGCCTATCTGTCCCTGGATGGCATCCGCGCCCGCTACCAGGGCCGCGGGTTCGCCCTCGACGGCGTGTGGATAGACAAGTACGAGCGGGGGCTCGTGGAGCCGGGCGACGGCGCCGGCTGGCTGGGCCGGCTGAGCGCCCCCGTGCTCGGGGGGCAGGTCGCAGTCAACGTCCTCAAGGAGCACGGGGCGGACACCGGCCTGAGCCTGGACTTCAGCCTCCCCGCCGCCCCCGGCTACCTGGACGTCTACGGCGAGTTCGGCCAGGACCCGTGGGACCAGCACTTCGAGACCTGGGGGCTCTACTCCCCGTGGCTGTTTGACCGCAGCGGCGTGGACCTGTTCGTGGAATACGCTCGCCGGGATGGCTACCCGCATTCTATCTCCGCGATGGCCTACAAGGATCTGGCGGAGGACTGGTATGGTCTGGCCGGGTTCCGGCAGGTGGAGGGTGAGGACTGCGAGCTATCCATCGGCGTGGCCTGGCGGTTCGGCGCTCTGGCGAAGTGA
- a CDS encoding Ig-like domain-containing protein has protein sequence MGRSVQVSILLLLGVVVVLAGCGGGSNAGASGGMIVSVIFPTRPAGVVPEALPVATNSVRVQVLVPGVLTPIVPDQVLARSGEGPQTATFEVVPVGPCLVRALAYESYDGTGRVIAQAEVLTAIAAGELTQVSLITEALVVRLEVTPATLGLDYLASAALTATCYDADNNVVLATVTWDSSSASVTVAADGTVTGASEGSAVVRATHAASSLSDTCDVTVTRRHVARVVVTPSSCVLRPPDQFQTQLTAVAYDAAGVVVPYAVITWSSDGEPVVTVDQNGLVSTTSADNTHAIITASAGEGTDGTCDVRVAPVGKLIVDVR, from the coding sequence ATGGGTAGGTCGGTACAGGTGTCTATCTTGCTGCTCCTGGGGGTGGTGGTTGTGCTCGCCGGTTGTGGGGGCGGCTCAAACGCCGGGGCAAGCGGCGGCATGATCGTCTCAGTGATCTTCCCCACGCGGCCTGCGGGTGTGGTGCCCGAAGCGCTCCCCGTGGCCACCAACAGCGTGCGCGTCCAGGTACTCGTGCCGGGCGTCCTGACGCCCATCGTGCCGGACCAGGTCCTCGCCCGCTCCGGTGAGGGCCCCCAGACAGCCACCTTCGAGGTCGTCCCGGTGGGGCCGTGCCTGGTGCGAGCGCTGGCATACGAGTCCTACGACGGCACCGGGCGGGTCATCGCGCAGGCCGAGGTGCTCACCGCCATTGCTGCCGGAGAGCTGACCCAGGTCTCCCTCATCACCGAAGCCCTGGTCGTGCGCCTCGAGGTCACCCCGGCCACGCTGGGCCTGGACTACCTCGCCAGCGCCGCGCTCACCGCCACGTGCTATGACGCAGACAACAACGTCGTCCTGGCCACGGTCACCTGGGATTCCAGCAGCGCCAGCGTGACAGTGGCGGCCGACGGCACGGTCACCGGAGCGAGCGAAGGCTCTGCGGTGGTGAGGGCCACCCACGCCGCTTCCAGTCTGTCGGACACTTGTGATGTGACGGTCACTCGCCGGCACGTCGCCCGGGTGGTCGTCACGCCCAGCAGTTGCGTGTTGCGGCCCCCCGATCAGTTCCAGACCCAGCTCACGGCCGTCGCCTATGATGCCGCAGGCGTCGTCGTCCCGTACGCGGTCATCACCTGGTCCTCAGACGGCGAGCCGGTCGTCACCGTGGACCAGAACGGACTGGTGAGCACGACCTCGGCCGACAACACCCACGCCATCATCACCGCCAGCGCGGGTGAAGGGACGGATGGCACCTGCGACGTCCGCGTGGCGCCTGTAGGCAAGCTCATCGTGGACGTCCGGTAG
- a CDS encoding metallophosphoesterase, giving the protein MLAFSTRLTAAALLVALATGPPAASAPAAPAGGADVVLSEGFEGQIPDLHTYRATYAGDTLRAHTGEHSLRVTPVEGSGGAYFRLGGLVDGHSDYEFSVWVWAAKTGGVQLYVSASDGKQRHTKAQSSGGVAGQWSLITGELRGDAWRATDRDVMLAMVTAGESWFDDAVLRQTRLPQPPIKTYPPLAARLRARAAEHTVTLPPGGEVSLDGRAGVLAAGFEADGDLTTGAPTPTIPADGLLAFAVDAPRAMYVTGALELEPDGDLRPGLRATVLCDDTVIGAPMVSFPAGWQSDGNALTGPAPQVVGEPPPVRTELASWLMPAGRHTIMVAGPHFRTAGRFVRLQLRSLDRATAAPLYQFALLSDTHLGEGQATWMNNKLDGPAQAQLAATLADLRAENTRFALLAGDMTNQATRSQFEALGRVCAESGMRVYGCIGNHDAYLSTSRPDALSLCAPLFSSGATDYAFTEGPLRFIVLDGSYWRHADGTLKDYYDPKTARGVAPRPEQVQWLRDTLAADPRTPALFVWHYPLHSRGGLSSCGYRLPGSATGAEVLATLAAAPNVRGALCGHTHWNEFSVVDGQAHLVNPSFCEWPNAYRVFRVYPDHVEWELRQVRNRGFVRESFVPRKALSWMISTAPGDLTGEFSLQ; this is encoded by the coding sequence ATGCTGGCCTTCTCCACCCGGCTCACCGCTGCCGCCCTTCTCGTTGCTCTGGCCACGGGCCCGCCGGCCGCCTCCGCCCCGGCTGCGCCCGCGGGCGGCGCCGACGTTGTCCTCAGCGAGGGCTTCGAGGGCCAGATCCCGGATCTGCACACCTACCGCGCGACGTATGCCGGCGACACCCTCCGGGCCCACACCGGCGAGCACTCGCTGCGCGTGACACCGGTCGAAGGTTCCGGCGGCGCCTACTTCCGGCTCGGCGGCCTCGTGGACGGCCACTCCGACTACGAGTTCTCCGTCTGGGTCTGGGCGGCCAAGACCGGCGGGGTGCAGCTCTACGTCTCCGCCAGCGACGGCAAGCAGCGGCACACCAAGGCCCAGTCCTCGGGCGGGGTCGCGGGCCAGTGGTCGCTCATCACCGGCGAGTTGCGCGGCGACGCCTGGCGCGCGACCGACCGTGACGTCATGCTGGCCATGGTGACTGCGGGCGAGAGCTGGTTCGATGACGCGGTGTTGCGCCAGACCCGCCTGCCGCAGCCACCCATCAAGACCTACCCGCCCCTGGCAGCCCGCCTGCGTGCCCGGGCCGCGGAGCACACCGTCACGCTGCCGCCGGGCGGAGAGGTATCTCTCGACGGCCGCGCCGGTGTCCTCGCCGCCGGCTTCGAGGCCGACGGCGACCTCACGACCGGCGCCCCCACGCCGACGATCCCGGCCGACGGCCTGCTGGCCTTCGCGGTGGACGCCCCCCGGGCCATGTACGTGACCGGCGCCCTGGAGTTGGAGCCCGACGGCGACCTGCGGCCCGGCCTGCGGGCCACGGTCCTGTGTGACGACACCGTCATCGGCGCGCCGATGGTCAGCTTCCCCGCCGGCTGGCAGAGCGACGGCAACGCGCTCACCGGCCCGGCCCCGCAGGTCGTCGGCGAGCCGCCGCCGGTCCGCACTGAGCTTGCCTCGTGGCTCATGCCGGCGGGGCGGCACACGATCATGGTCGCCGGCCCGCACTTTCGGACCGCAGGCAGGTTCGTGCGGCTGCAACTGCGCTCCCTCGACCGGGCGACCGCCGCGCCGCTCTACCAGTTCGCGCTCCTCTCCGACACGCACCTGGGCGAGGGGCAGGCGACCTGGATGAACAACAAGCTCGACGGCCCGGCGCAGGCCCAGCTTGCCGCGACGCTGGCCGACCTGCGGGCCGAGAACACCCGCTTCGCCCTGCTCGCCGGTGACATGACCAACCAGGCGACCCGATCCCAGTTCGAGGCCCTGGGGCGCGTCTGCGCCGAGAGCGGGATGCGCGTGTATGGCTGCATCGGCAACCACGATGCGTACTTGTCCACCTCCCGCCCCGACGCCCTGAGTCTGTGCGCCCCCCTGTTCTCCTCCGGCGCCACCGACTATGCCTTCACCGAGGGCCCGCTGCGGTTCATCGTGCTCGACGGCTCCTACTGGCGCCACGCCGACGGGACGCTCAAGGACTACTACGACCCGAAGACAGCCCGGGGCGTGGCCCCCCGGCCTGAGCAGGTCCAGTGGCTTCGCGACACGCTCGCCGCCGACCCGAGGACCCCGGCGCTCTTCGTGTGGCACTACCCGCTCCACAGTCGCGGCGGCCTCTCCTCATGCGGCTACCGGCTGCCGGGCTCAGCCACGGGGGCCGAGGTGCTGGCGACCCTCGCCGCCGCCCCCAACGTGCGCGGCGCCCTGTGCGGCCATACACACTGGAATGAGTTCAGCGTGGTCGACGGGCAGGCCCACCTGGTGAACCCTTCCTTCTGCGAGTGGCCCAACGCCTACCGCGTGTTCCGGGTCTACCCGGACCACGTCGAATGGGAGCTGCGGCAGGTGCGGAACCGGGGCTTCGTGCGGGAGTCTTTCGTGCCACGCAAGGCGCTCTCGTGGATGATCTCGACCGCCCCGGGCGACCTGACCGGGGAGTTCAGTCTGCAGTGA
- a CDS encoding beta-galactosidase — MRTSPLVFLACAALCCGLAYPAADMPLAPSWEQAPAAKFTSAGGAVLADGAPMPLLMDFTWSAPEGEAMVHYQSQFLGTAHWRSVSVVYDGNWNWERLDALYDWAARHRVYLVLGLNVQQGVGYVRKDPTASARTADGKAVESNVSFMHEGYRQVLVRALTELADHVRNKPYHLGYYPQDEFAYRALSGYEPCSLAAFRDWVVKQRGGLAQVNQAWGKQFASAAGIQPPSEKEPTLAWADWQEFRRWAQMDFTRLVYDTLKQADPDHVVIWSLPFMGWYADCASWWRFPPVSDVLMRHGIGYSTGIFRLKMLSALAQWSGKPANALCMPPEYNPSFVQMSFLMDGPQSGLSHVCTAGTIENGPYMGSADPRDNWRRREPLYTRSRSLNDLWRQMGPTLLSSRPRTPQVGVSISDRQVLLEGLNLNSLNGVLQLLADLNLDTEVFSELSWDRLKQYRAVVLGSFSRCADAKMAADLQQFVQAGGVLVVTDGALATDENNLPADRGLDEFVGSTEAARAELKEPIAVAAHDLTRGLTSLPSLGQVSFRKPASGTTVLADVPSQGAVVTLRPSGKGRILFCGADFGLPYQAGYTEDFAGVTRPTDKQTMDEQAGFHFDPTRGAEQALGLQAHKAWGMLVRSLLASAGLTPRVQVKQYGDAIGAVKALSFRSGKDYWIGLANRLVRPGKDCHRDAPEEYHQVLTGVQVALAPDADAAPRFAVVLPDGAQTAAGFSAVPQMLKLSGNAFTLPRLTDYKMVLLTAGHDPVLGLEVAPRRAVRGQSFKLAAHAVNPSAQAVRLDLVVDASPGLQAGQKLTLSCPPGGAASASCTVAVGPQTQPGYETLQLVATYKERRLFSPSAEIEIAPDVTLQVTGADRTLFPAEEGGSRISVVATNNRPEAGTLTADVQVADGYAATPANLRLALPPGQTMRSELVVKAGPTTPPLAEGRLSVVTQSGSARDGFQRSLRLARGVVAYVDTRPVRLAAAEDSRRPVGLACLENRHLRAEFIPQSGTLHSLIPRFAGRDFLLEGDYPIGLVWYGAGNYAQTELIADDQQARLVLTGGPGGKTTLTATLGRDDRQLQCVWDATAVGLQTNTFYLMSHLSLLARSDTLVAPEKGALARLPRGSRTIAAEQLAAPWVAAESGDGQEVLGVAFDFPALQQVTLRPGGGGYNYMLFGPKAEPPGKMTFWLTGLQGNAQAVADWAAQLPRP, encoded by the coding sequence ATGCGCACCTCGCCCCTCGTGTTCCTCGCCTGTGCCGCTCTGTGCTGTGGCCTCGCCTACCCGGCCGCCGACATGCCCCTGGCGCCGTCCTGGGAGCAGGCCCCGGCCGCGAAGTTCACCTCCGCCGGCGGCGCCGTACTCGCTGACGGCGCGCCCATGCCCCTCCTGATGGACTTCACCTGGAGCGCTCCCGAAGGCGAGGCGATGGTGCACTACCAGAGCCAGTTCCTGGGCACCGCCCACTGGCGCTCGGTGTCGGTCGTCTACGATGGCAACTGGAACTGGGAGCGGCTCGACGCCCTGTACGACTGGGCCGCCAGGCACCGCGTCTACCTCGTGCTGGGCCTCAACGTGCAGCAGGGCGTGGGCTATGTCCGCAAGGACCCCACGGCCTCGGCCCGCACCGCCGACGGCAAGGCCGTCGAGAGCAATGTCTCCTTCATGCACGAGGGCTACCGCCAGGTGCTCGTGCGGGCTCTGACCGAGCTGGCCGACCATGTCCGCAACAAGCCCTACCATCTGGGCTACTATCCCCAGGACGAGTTCGCCTATCGCGCCCTGTCGGGCTATGAGCCCTGTTCGCTGGCGGCCTTCCGCGACTGGGTGGTGAAGCAACGGGGCGGGCTGGCGCAGGTCAACCAGGCATGGGGCAAGCAGTTCGCCAGCGCTGCCGGTATCCAGCCACCGTCGGAAAAGGAGCCCACCCTCGCCTGGGCCGACTGGCAGGAGTTCCGCCGCTGGGCCCAGATGGACTTCACCCGGCTCGTCTACGACACTCTCAAGCAGGCCGACCCCGACCACGTGGTCATCTGGAGCCTCCCCTTCATGGGCTGGTATGCCGACTGTGCAAGCTGGTGGCGCTTCCCGCCCGTCAGCGATGTACTCATGCGCCACGGCATCGGCTACAGCACCGGCATCTTCCGCCTCAAGATGCTCAGCGCCCTGGCCCAGTGGTCGGGCAAGCCCGCCAACGCGCTGTGCATGCCGCCGGAATACAACCCCTCCTTCGTGCAGATGTCGTTCCTGATGGACGGGCCCCAGAGCGGCCTGTCGCATGTCTGCACGGCCGGCACGATCGAGAACGGCCCCTACATGGGCTCGGCCGACCCGCGCGACAACTGGCGGCGGCGCGAACCGCTCTACACCCGCTCCCGCTCGCTGAACGACCTCTGGCGGCAGATGGGTCCAACGCTGCTCTCCAGCCGGCCGCGCACCCCGCAAGTCGGCGTCTCCATCAGCGATCGCCAGGTGCTGCTGGAGGGTCTCAACCTCAACTCCCTCAACGGCGTGCTGCAGTTGCTGGCGGATCTGAACCTGGACACCGAGGTCTTCTCCGAGCTGTCGTGGGACCGGCTCAAGCAGTACCGGGCCGTCGTCCTGGGTTCGTTCAGCCGCTGCGCGGACGCGAAGATGGCGGCCGACCTGCAGCAGTTCGTCCAGGCCGGTGGCGTGCTGGTGGTAACCGACGGGGCGCTGGCGACCGACGAGAACAACCTGCCGGCCGACCGGGGCCTGGATGAATTCGTCGGTAGCACCGAGGCCGCCCGGGCCGAACTGAAGGAGCCCATCGCCGTCGCGGCGCACGATCTGACCCGCGGCCTGACCAGCCTGCCCTCCCTGGGGCAAGTCTCCTTCCGCAAGCCCGCCAGTGGCACGACCGTCCTCGCCGATGTCCCCAGCCAGGGCGCGGTCGTGACCCTGAGGCCGTCTGGCAAGGGTCGCATCCTGTTCTGCGGCGCCGACTTCGGCCTGCCCTACCAGGCGGGCTACACCGAGGACTTCGCCGGCGTGACACGGCCCACCGACAAGCAGACCATGGACGAGCAGGCGGGCTTCCACTTCGACCCGACCCGGGGCGCCGAGCAGGCCCTCGGCCTGCAGGCCCACAAGGCCTGGGGCATGCTCGTACGCTCCCTCCTGGCGAGTGCGGGCCTCACGCCCCGGGTGCAGGTCAAGCAGTACGGCGACGCCATCGGCGCCGTCAAGGCCCTGAGCTTCCGCAGCGGCAAGGACTACTGGATCGGCCTGGCCAACCGCCTCGTGCGCCCGGGCAAGGACTGCCATCGCGATGCGCCCGAGGAGTACCACCAGGTACTGACGGGCGTGCAGGTGGCGCTGGCGCCGGACGCCGATGCCGCCCCGCGGTTCGCCGTGGTCCTGCCCGATGGCGCGCAGACCGCCGCGGGCTTCAGCGCGGTGCCGCAGATGCTGAAGCTGTCCGGCAACGCCTTCACGCTGCCGCGGCTCACCGACTACAAGATGGTGCTGCTCACCGCCGGGCATGACCCGGTGCTGGGGTTGGAGGTAGCGCCGCGCCGGGCCGTGCGGGGGCAGAGCTTCAAGCTCGCCGCCCACGCGGTCAACCCCTCGGCGCAGGCGGTGCGGCTCGACCTCGTGGTGGACGCCAGCCCGGGGCTGCAGGCGGGCCAGAAGCTGACTCTGAGCTGTCCGCCCGGGGGCGCCGCCTCGGCCTCCTGCACGGTCGCCGTCGGCCCGCAGACTCAGCCGGGCTACGAGACGCTACAACTGGTGGCTACGTACAAGGAGCGACGGCTCTTCTCGCCCAGCGCGGAGATCGAGATCGCGCCGGATGTCACGCTGCAGGTCACCGGCGCGGACCGCACGCTCTTCCCCGCCGAGGAGGGCGGCTCGCGGATCAGCGTGGTGGCGACCAACAACCGCCCCGAGGCCGGCACGCTCACTGCCGACGTGCAGGTGGCGGACGGCTACGCCGCGACTCCGGCCAACCTGCGCCTGGCCCTCCCCCCGGGCCAGACAATGCGCAGTGAGCTGGTCGTGAAGGCGGGGCCGACCACGCCACCACTGGCCGAGGGCCGTCTCAGCGTCGTCACCCAAAGCGGCAGCGCACGCGACGGGTTCCAGCGGTCCCTGCGGCTGGCGCGCGGGGTCGTGGCCTATGTGGACACGCGGCCGGTGCGCCTGGCGGCCGCCGAGGACTCCCGCCGCCCGGTCGGCCTGGCTTGCCTCGAGAACCGCCACCTCCGGGCCGAGTTCATCCCTCAGTCCGGCACGCTGCACTCACTCATCCCGCGCTTCGCCGGGCGCGACTTCCTGCTCGAAGGCGACTACCCCATCGGCCTGGTCTGGTATGGTGCCGGCAACTACGCGCAGACCGAACTGATCGCCGACGATCAGCAGGCCCGGCTGGTGCTCACCGGCGGGCCCGGGGGCAAGACGACCCTCACGGCGACCCTCGGCCGCGACGACCGGCAGCTCCAGTGCGTCTGGGACGCCACCGCCGTCGGGCTGCAGACGAACACGTTCTACCTGATGAGCCACCTGTCGCTGCTGGCCCGGTCCGATACGCTGGTCGCCCCGGAGAAGGGGGCGCTGGCGCGGTTGCCGCGGGGCAGTCGGACGATAGCAGCCGAGCAGCTCGCCGCGCCCTGGGTAGCCGCGGAGAGCGGCGATGGCCAGGAAGTGCTGGGCGTGGCCTTCGACTTCCCGGCGCTGCAGCAGGTGACTCTCCGTCCCGGCGGCGGCGGGTACAACTACATGCTCTTTGGCCCGAAGGCCGAGCCGCCGGGCAAGATGACCTTCTGGCTGACGGGTCTGCAGGGCAATGCCCAGGCGGTCGCCGACTGGGCCGCCCAACTGCCCCGGCCCTGA